The region AAGATCCCGGCCTGCCGGATTAGGGGAGTGACGTGCAGATAGCTTTAGATGTAATGGGTGGTGATCGCGAACCTGATGAAGTCATTTCCGGTGCTGTTGACGCAGTCTGCAAGTATGGTTATCAGGTCGTTTTGCTTGGCGATAAAAAGTGTATTGATACATCACTGACAAAACATCTCGCTGATTATAAAAAGTGTGCTGCTCAAAAAGAACATACTTCTGCCTTTGATGTTCATGACAGAATTTCGATTGTCCATACAACACAGGTAGTCGAAATGGATGAATCTCCGCTTGATGCGATTCGCAAAAAGAAGGATTCTTCCATAGTTGTTGCCTTTGAACAACTTAAAGATAAAAAGGTTGATGCTGTCGTGAGTGCCGGCAATTCAGGGGCCACTTTAGCTGCCGCTGTAAAAACACTTGGTCGGCTTAAAGGTATTTCCAGGCCGGGTATAGCAGGTATATTTCCAACGCTCAAAAAACCACTGGTTATTATGGATGTTGGTGCCAATGTGGATTGCAGGCCCCAGCATCTGCACCAGTTTGCAGTGATGGCAACCGCATTTTCCAGGGTATTGTTTGATATTGATGAGCCGAGGGTTGGTCTCTTGAGTATTGGCGAAGAGGGTGGCAAGGGCAATGCCCTGGTAAAAAAAACCCACGAACTGTTGACTGCAAGTAACCTCAATTACATCGGTAACGTCGAGGGCAGAGATATTTTTCAAGGTGATGTCGATGTTATGGTTTGTGATGGTTTTGTCGGAAATGTTTGTCTGAAGCTGAGTGAAGGTCTTGCTGATGCGATGGTATCCATGCTAAGGGAAGAGTTTTCTAAAAACCTTATATCCAAGGTGGGTTATCTTCTTACCAAGAAAGCCTACGCGAATCTGAAAAAACGAACTGATTATGCTGAGTATGGCGGAGCACCACTTCTGGGGTTTAATGGTACCGCCATTATCTGCCATGGCCGCTCAAACTCGCGAGCTATAATGAATGCCATTAGAGTCGCAGCAGAAATGGTACGTAACAATATGAATGACCATATCTGCAATCTCCTCGCTAAAGATCAGGTTTTGCCCGAAAATATAGAAACGGCCTGAAAACAATTCCATGAAGAATTCATTTATTTTAGGGACTGGTTCATGTCTGCCAAGGCGTGAAGTTTCCAACCACGACCTTGAATCCATTGTTGATACCTCTGATGAGTGGAT is a window of Desulfobulbaceae bacterium DNA encoding:
- the plsX gene encoding phosphate acyltransferase PlsX, with protein sequence MQIALDVMGGDREPDEVISGAVDAVCKYGYQVVLLGDKKCIDTSLTKHLADYKKCAAQKEHTSAFDVHDRISIVHTTQVVEMDESPLDAIRKKKDSSIVVAFEQLKDKKVDAVVSAGNSGATLAAAVKTLGRLKGISRPGIAGIFPTLKKPLVIMDVGANVDCRPQHLHQFAVMATAFSRVLFDIDEPRVGLLSIGEEGGKGNALVKKTHELLTASNLNYIGNVEGRDIFQGDVDVMVCDGFVGNVCLKLSEGLADAMVSMLREEFSKNLISKVGYLLTKKAYANLKKRTDYAEYGGAPLLGFNGTAIICHGRSNSRAIMNAIRVAAEMVRNNMNDHICNLLAKDQVLPENIETA